In bacterium, the sequence GACCCTTTGACCGATGTCGCGCGCCAGCGCGCGCACGTACGCGCCCGTCGCGCATTCGATGACCGCTTCGGCGATCAGCAACGGCGACGCGGGCATGCGATCCGGCGCGATTTCAAGGCGCGGCAGCCCGAATTTTTCCGATCCGTCCTCTGCGGGTAATCCCTGTACGTCAAGCGGAGACAGACCGCCGCCATCCGCCCCAAACCAAAAGAACCGCGTTATATCGAACCTGACGATTTCCACCTTGCGCGGCTTGACGTCCACTTCCTCCGCCGCGAGCTCGTAGCGGTAAAGCTCCTTGCCCTCGACCTTGACGTTGGAGAACGCGGGGGGAACCTGCTCGATCATCCCGACGAAACCGCGCGCCGCGTCGAGCAATTTTGAAGCGAGTTTCAATGCCTCGCTCTCGTTTTGCGGCGCACCCGGCGCCGCTGCAAGCTCCGACGACAAATCCAGCGTCGGCGACGTCGCGCCGAACGCCAGCCACGCGAAGTAGTCCTTCGTGAACGTGGAAAGATGGTCGAACAGCTTCGTCGCCCGCCCCACGCCGACCGGCAGCACCCCGCTTGCGGGCTTGTCTATCACTCCCGCGTGGCCGACGCGCGCCTTGCCCAGCCGCGGCCGAATCCGCCGGATGACGTCGAACGACGTCATTCCCGCGGGCTTGATCACGTTGAAAAAGCCGTCAATGAAAGCCGACATTTGGAGCCGGATTATAGCTCAAACCTGCATGCGCAGCGAAACAGGTTGTTGGCCAAAATAAAAAAACACCTGCACTTATTGACAATCCAAATTTCCAAGGATACAATTAGATTGGAGGTAAACTCGTCGTGGGGGACGAGATCAGGCTGTCCCAAGCCGAAGTTGACCGGATTGCCGAAGCGGTGTGCGCAAGGCTGTGGCGCCCGCCCGGCAGGAATGCTTTGTCGGACGCCGAACTGCTTCGCATCGCCCAACAGACAGTTGCCGTAATAGAGGAGCGCGCGTTCATTTCTTCGCTCGCGGACAGCGTTATGCAGAAAACCGCGCAGAAGCTGGACGAGATGAAGGAAGCGCTTGCGGACAATCCTTTCCACAATCCCAAACCCGGTTACGAGCCTTCGCCAATCAAATTGACCGATGAAGAAAGGGCCGAGCTTGAGGAAGCGAGGAAAATCGCCTCCGCACAAGCTGAATCCGAGCAGCAGCCAAAGCTGGAGCTTGCTGCCCGGCCCAAACAGATCGAAAAAAACGGGAATGCACCTGTGCCCTTGCAGCGCAGGAGGAGGAAATCGAGATGAACGGGAAGTTAATCGGAAAGATCGCGGATGAGATCGCTGCCAAAATGGTAGCTTTCATCAGCGGACAAAACAGCCAAAGTGACTTGGCATTTGCCTTTGCTGGCAATATCGCCGCTCCGAAGACCGCAAATCCGATGCAAGTTGCAAGAATGCAATTGAACAAGTTGGCTGCGACATTCAGCGGCGATTGTGGCCAAGGCGACTATATCGCGCCTTGCATTGTGACAGCAAGCTATGATTTCTGCAATTGCACCGATACATCAAGCCCTTGGGCGGAGGCCGTATATGAGCTATGCACATCACATGCTTTCCAGCATGCTTGTTCGCTTGCACATCCGTATTCGTGCGATGCGTTCAAATGCATTGGATCATTTGAATGCACGGCTCAGTTTAAGGGCTGTTTGCAGGCATTTTATCAAGATTGCACTGGTGGCGATCATACTTGCCCTTCAGGCGTTTCGCAATTCCACTGTGATTCCACATCCAATAACTTTCAATGCAGCGAGTATTCTTGTTCTCCCGGTAGCAATTTCAACTGCGAACCCACGGGTATGTTTGCATGCTGGACCAACTACACCTCGACTTGTCCAGAGGACTATGATACAGAATCACCTTGCGATGATACGGCGTACTTCAAATGCATCGAAACTTTCACTTGCGGTGGAGATGAGGAATCCTCCTATACCTGTGATCCCCCTGGTAGTTTTGCATGTGCAACCGGATCTGGGGGCGACGGCTTTGACTGCGAAAACCTTTATTATTGCGGTTCTGGCTCGCTTGATTGCGATACGGAGTTTGGTCCTTGCCACCTGGATTACTATAACCGTTGTACAGAGGAATACTAGACAACGGAGATTAAGTTCAACATGAGGTGTGCACAAATGAACTGCAAGCTAATAGCATTCAAAAAGGCTATAATAATTCTGCTATTGGTCATATTCGTTCCGGCAATGGTAATCGCAAGAGCATTTTCGCTCCAAACCGGCACTGCGTTAAATAACGTTAATTGGCTTGATCGCTTGTATTCCGCACCCGATAACGATTTTTCGGTACGTTGTATCAAAAATAAACTCGCAGACAAAGAACACAGCTTTACCGGAGAAATACGCAAGGGCACTTCCATTAATTCCAATAGCCAACTCGATTCAGGCACAATTCTACATTCGGATACAAAAAATCTAAGGGTTCCTGTGTTTTTTTCCATGCCATATCCAGCAAATGCGCCAGGCTTCAGCAAAGAATGGGAACCGGTCGCCAAAGGACATGTGGACTATCCATTTGTGGATGACTATACTGGAGTTCAATTGGAGAACGACAGCATCCCGTCAAAATGGTATTTATACATGCCCGAGACGGGCAAGATGGACATGGATATGTATTTGGTGACCCTTGGCTGCAATCCACTTTTAACATTCAATACGGTGGAGAGATTTCAAAAAGTATGGATTAATGTGTATAATTCGGAAATAAAATACGTTCTGCTCCAGTATTCCCACAACTGGGACTTTTGCCTGATAACCATGGCGTATTCGCCTTCATACAAGCGCGAGAGCAGAAATCCGGAAGTAGTTTCCTTTGAATTGTTTAAGAGGGAGATAGGAAGCTTAAGGGCTTTTCGTTATTCGGCATCGTTTGGAATCAGCCCCATGCCGGATAACAAGCACTTAACCATTGACTGGATGAGCGAGAGTTACAATGTTTTGGAGATTGACCCCCTCTTGGCCGGAATCTCTTCATCTAACGAATTATTTAATCGCGAATATGTTTTCGAGATGGTTGGAAAGTAGTCACGATGCCAAACATGGGCCGGCAAAATGGAAGCTGCACCCTTCTAGTAGATGCAATAGCAAAGGAAATACTTATTAAGGCGTTTCCGCCCATTACCTTTATTGATTTACACGTTACTGACGACTGCAATCTCAGGTGTCCTTATTGCTTCGTTCATGGAAAAAGAAACAACCAAATGACAGATGATGTCGCGTTTGCGGCCGTGGATTTCCTAATTCGCGAAAGCAGAGACCAGGACATCCTAAGGATATTGTTTATAGGCGGTGAACCGCTGCTTGAATTTGACTTGATGCAAAGAATTGTGTTATATGCAGGTAAAGCATCAATCAAACACAGGAAACGTATCAATTATGATACTACAACGAATGGCACTCTTTTCAATGAAGAAATCCTTGAGTTCTTTAGGGATTCCAAAATATCTTTTCTGCTATCCATGGACGGAGGCAAGGAAAGCCATGACATGCATCGGAAATTCGCCGGTGGAATTGGCTCATTCGATACTGTTGTCTCGAAAATTCCATTAATGAAAAAATATCAACCATGGCTCGGTATTCGGGTGACCCCGACGCCTCAGACAATTTCAAGGCTATTCGAAGATGTTAAGGAGCTTTATCAGCTTGGTGCAAATCAGTTTATTATTGGTCCTGCAACCGGTGTCACTTGGAGCTTTGAAGATTTCGCGTTGTATCAAAGTCAAATGTTACTGATTGCTGATTGGTATGTCAAACTAAAAAGGAGGCGTGCTCATTTAAGAATCAACCAATTTGGCGACGACGCAAGCGACCTACTTGGAAACAAACAGGGGATCTGGGGATGTGGCGCAGGAAAGAGCAGGATTAGCATATCAACATCTGGTTAAATTCAGGGATGTGCAAAGATTCAAGGACTTAATAATCTTAGTGGACTTGTTGTTTTTGGAGATATATTCAATGGTTGGACTGATTTGGAGGCAAGATTACAGTTTATAAATTCGGGATTTGCTTGCAGGCAAAGTTGTTTAAAATGCGATATTTCTTCAGATTGCGCGGGCGGCTGTCCCGCGGTCAACTGGGAATCCAGCGGGTCCATATATTCTTGCAGTCGCGAGCAATGCATGTCTGCCAAGGTTTGCGCGTTGGTAAAGGCGCGCGTAACAAAAGCCTTGGCGAAAGCATAATCTCAAGTCCGCTTTCCTTGCATCCTGCCCAGTATCTGCGCTATCCTAGCTCGACACGCCGCGGCCCGTCCGTTCCTTGCATCCTGCCCAGTATCTGCGCTATTCTGAGCCGACACGCCCGCGGCCTGCTTGCGGGCATCCGGAGGACCGCCGATGAAGGAACTTGCCGACTTTTTCCGGGCGAACGCCCAGCGGACAGGCGTCTCGTACGCCGATATCCGCATAACCGGGCTCGCGCGCGAGTCGCTCACCGTCAAGAACGGGCGCGTGGACAACATCTCGAAAAGCGCCGAGGCGGGATTCGGGGTGCGGGTGCTGCACCGGGGCTGCTGGGGTTTCGCGGCGTCCAACCACGTCAACCGCGCCGAAATAGAGCGTATAACGATGCTGGCGATGGAAATCGCGATGGCAAGCTCGACGGCCAAGCGGGAGGACGTGCGGCTGGACGACACTCCGGCTGCACAGGGAACCTACGTCACCCCCCACACGAAGGACCCGTTCGCGTGGAGCACCGAGGAGAAGCTTGCGCTCCTGTTCGACTGGAATAAAAAGATGAAAAGCGTAAAGGGGCTGACGAACGCGACTTCCTCGATGGACTTCTTCCGCGAGGAGCAGTATTTCGCCTCGACGGAAGGCGCGCTCATAGAGCAGACGATTCTCGAATCCGGCGCGGGCATCGAAGCGGTCGCGATTCAAAACGGCGAAATGCAACGCCGCTGCTACCCCAACAGCTTCCGAGGCCAGTTCCACACGGGCGGCTGGGAGCTTTTGGAGCCGTACGACATCGGCGGGAACGCGGAGCGGATCGCGGAGGAAGCCGTGATGCTGCTTTCCGCGCCCGAGCTTCCGCACATGCGCACGACGCTCATCATCGAGGGAGCGCAGCTCGGCCTGCAGGTGCACGAATCCATCGGCCATCCGATCGAGCTCGACCGCGTCCTCGGAATGGAGGCGGCGTACGCCGGGATGAGCTTCGTCACGCTCGATAAGCGGGGGAATCTGAAATACGGCAGCGACATAATGCACGTTACCGCTGACGCGACGCTCCCCGGCGGGCTGGGCACCTTCGGCTGGGACGACGACGGGGTGCCGGCGCAGCGCGTGGACATAATCAAAGACGGAGTGTTCCTAAACTACCTGACGAACCGCGAGACCGCGGGAATCGTAGGCCAGCGGAGCAACGGGACGAACCGCGCGGACGGCTTCAACCGCGCGCCGATCATCCGGATGACGAACATCAACCTGGAGCCGGGGACGTGGGAGCTGGACGCGCTCATCGCGGACACCGAAGACGGAATCTGGATGGAGACGAACAAAAGCTGGTCTATAGACGACCGCCGCGTCAACTTCCAGTTCGGATGCGAGCTGGCCCGCGAAATCAAGGGCGGCAAACTGGGCAAAGTGTACAAGAATCCGAACTATACGGGCATCACGACCGAGTTCTGGGGAAGCATGGACGCCGTCTGCAACAAGAACCACTGGAAGATATGGGGCACGCCCAACTGCGGAAAGGGCCAACCCTCGCAGACCGCGCACGTGGCGCACGGCACCGCGCCCGCGCGTTTCCGCAACGTCGAAGTGGGAGTGAGGGGATAGCGATGGCGACCTTTAGGGAAATGTCAACGGCAGAATTCGAAAACGCGGTGCGCGAGCGCATCGAGGACGCGATCGCGGGCTCGCCCGCGGAAGATACCGAGATTCTCGTCACCTCCAACATCTCGGCGCTGACGCGGTTCGCGAACAACCAGATCCACCAGAACCACCACGAGGAGAACGCGGAGGTGACCGTGCGTTGCGCGGTGGGCCGCAGATGGGGGACTGTGACCACCAATTCGCTCGACCCCGAAGCGCTCAAAAAGGCCGTGGACGACGCCGCGGACGCGGCGCGGCTTTTGCCGGACGACCCGGAGTTCATCCCCAGCGCGGAGGGGCCGTACCGCTATTCGTTCACGCCCGAATTCGACAAGCCTACCGCGGAATGCGAGCCGTCGCGACGCGCGCTCATGGTGAAGAAAGGATTCGAAAAGGTGCCGGACGGATACGAGGCCGCGGGCACGCTCTCGACGGGCGCGGTTACGCTCGGCGTATTTTCCGCGCGCGGGATTTCCGCGATTACCAGCGCAACCACGGCCGAATACACAATTCTGCTCACCGGCAAAACGTCGTCGGGATACGCGGAGGAAACGTCGCGGCGCGTCACCGCAATCGATCCCGCGGCGATCGCCAAGCGCGCGGCGGAAAAGGCAATCGCGGGCGAAAATCCGCGCTCCGACCTGGATATAGGGAGATACACCGTCATCCTCGAAGAGGAAGCGGTCGCGACCTTCCTGATGTTCTTTTCGTGGACGGGATTCGGCGGCCAGGAGTTCGCGGACGGCGAAAGTTTCCTCTGCGGAAGGCTCGGCGAAAAAATCACGGGCGAAAACATCACGATAGTTGACGACGCGGCCGACCCGCGCACGTTCGGACTGCCGTTCGACTTCGAAGGGATGCCGCGCCAGCGGCTGACGATTATCGAGCACGGGATCGCGCGCGGCGTCGCGCACAGCCGCAAGACCGCCAGCAAATCCGGCGCGCTACCGACGGGCCACAGCGTCGGCCCGTGGGGCGCGTACCCGACGAATTTGATTCTTTCGCCGGGCGATTCGAGCCGGGATGAAATGATCAAGGCGACGGAGCGCGGAATCCTCGTGTCGCGGTTCCACTACTCGAACGTCGTCGATCCCAAAAAGACCGTGTACACAGGCCTCACCCGCGACGGTACGTTTTTGATCGAAAACGGCGAGATCGCCTGCGGCCTGACCAATTTCCGGTGGACGCAGAACGCACTTGAAGCGCTGGAGAAGGCCGACATGATTTCTGCGGAGCAGAGGTTCAACAGCGCCTTCTTCGGCGGCGGCGCGGTCGTCCCCGCGATCCGCACGCACGAGTTCAACTTCAGCGGCAAGAGCGATCATTAGTGCCGGTTGTCGCGGCTAC encodes:
- the truB gene encoding tRNA pseudouridine(55) synthase TruB, with product MSAFIDGFFNVIKPAGMTSFDVIRRIRPRLGKARVGHAGVIDKPASGVLPVGVGRATKLFDHLSTFTKDYFAWLAFGATSPTLDLSSELAAAPGAPQNESEALKLASKLLDAARGFVGMIEQVPPAFSNVKVEGKELYRYELAAEEVDVKPRKVEIVRFDITRFFWFGADGGGLSPLDVQGLPAEDGSEKFGLPRLEIAPDRMPASPLLIAEAVIECATGAYVRALARDIGQRVGVAGVLASLIRTRVGPFNFADAVALDALASELAEDRDKALAAHLLPVSVVVPESKRLTVFTDEGRSLSAGNYIFAISKRLPDAVRAGQESEVFALLEDGRLVARCSAKPRPDKPELFKVTPEKVFLS
- a CDS encoding radical SAM protein: MPNMGRQNGSCTLLVDAIAKEILIKAFPPITFIDLHVTDDCNLRCPYCFVHGKRNNQMTDDVAFAAVDFLIRESRDQDILRILFIGGEPLLEFDLMQRIVLYAGKASIKHRKRINYDTTTNGTLFNEEILEFFRDSKISFLLSMDGGKESHDMHRKFAGGIGSFDTVVSKIPLMKKYQPWLGIRVTPTPQTISRLFEDVKELYQLGANQFIIGPATGVTWSFEDFALYQSQMLLIADWYVKLKRRRAHLRINQFGDDASDLLGNKQGIWGCGAGKSRISISTSG
- a CDS encoding TldD/PmbA family protein, which gives rise to MSTAEFENAVRERIEDAIAGSPAEDTEILVTSNISALTRFANNQIHQNHHEENAEVTVRCAVGRRWGTVTTNSLDPEALKKAVDDAADAARLLPDDPEFIPSAEGPYRYSFTPEFDKPTAECEPSRRALMVKKGFEKVPDGYEAAGTLSTGAVTLGVFSARGISAITSATTAEYTILLTGKTSSGYAEETSRRVTAIDPAAIAKRAAEKAIAGENPRSDLDIGRYTVILEEEAVATFLMFFSWTGFGGQEFADGESFLCGRLGEKITGENITIVDDAADPRTFGLPFDFEGMPRQRLTIIEHGIARGVAHSRKTASKSGALPTGHSVGPWGAYPTNLILSPGDSSRDEMIKATERGILVSRFHYSNVVDPKKTVYTGLTRDGTFLIENGEIACGLTNFRWTQNALEALEKADMISAEQRFNSAFFGGGAVVPAIRTHEFNFSGKSDH
- a CDS encoding TldD/PmbA family protein; amino-acid sequence: MKELADFFRANAQRTGVSYADIRITGLARESLTVKNGRVDNISKSAEAGFGVRVLHRGCWGFAASNHVNRAEIERITMLAMEIAMASSTAKREDVRLDDTPAAQGTYVTPHTKDPFAWSTEEKLALLFDWNKKMKSVKGLTNATSSMDFFREEQYFASTEGALIEQTILESGAGIEAVAIQNGEMQRRCYPNSFRGQFHTGGWELLEPYDIGGNAERIAEEAVMLLSAPELPHMRTTLIIEGAQLGLQVHESIGHPIELDRVLGMEAAYAGMSFVTLDKRGNLKYGSDIMHVTADATLPGGLGTFGWDDDGVPAQRVDIIKDGVFLNYLTNRETAGIVGQRSNGTNRADGFNRAPIIRMTNINLEPGTWELDALIADTEDGIWMETNKSWSIDDRRVNFQFGCELAREIKGGKLGKVYKNPNYTGITTEFWGSMDAVCNKNHWKIWGTPNCGKGQPSQTAHVAHGTAPARFRNVEVGVRG